DNA sequence from the Halorussus limi genome:
GTCCCCGAGCGAGACAGGTGAATTCCCCGACACGAACGCAACACTAATTACGATTGTACTGTGTCATCATAACCCGTGAGTGTGACACGCATTCCCGACGCCGACGGCGGCGTCTCCTACAAGCAGGTCGAACTCGACCTCTGGCACCCCAACTGCTGGACGCTGGAGGTGACCGACGACTTCCCGAACACCCACCTCATCGAGAAGTCGCTCTACCCCGCCGACGACCAAATCAAGGGCGACTTCCTCCTCGTCTCCGAGGGCGAGACCGACATCGAAACGTTCGTCGAGGCCATCGACGACCACCCGGTCGTCGACGAGGTGGCGGTCCTCAAGCAGTCGGGCGAGCGCGCCCGGGTCGTGGTCAACTACGACCGGGCCAACAGCATCGTCCCCGACATCGTGAACTCCGAGTTCATGCCGGTGGAACCGGTCCACATCACCGGCGGCACCGAACACTGGACCGTTCTGGTCCGGGCCGACCGACTCGGCGACGTGGTCGAAGCGATGCAGGCCGAGTACGACGTGGACGTGAACTCGATTCGGGAGGCCGACCCGAGGGAGAGCGTCGAGTTCGCCGACTTCGTGGACCAAGTCGAGGACCGCCTCTCGGAGCGCCAGACCGAGAGTCTGCTCAGCGCCCGGCGCATCGGCTACTACAACTGGCCCCGCGACGTGTCGGCCGACGCCGTGGCCGACTGTCTCGACGTGAGCAAGCCGACCGTCCTCGAACACCTCCGGAAGGGCGAACAGAAGGTGCTGAACCTCTGTATCGACGAACTCGAACGCCGGAAGGGCCGCAAGCGATGACGGAGGGGTCGAGGCTCTCGGTCGCCGACGTTCTCGACGTGAACTACCCGAGCGCGCCCGAGTGGTCGGCCGACGGCGACTTCCTCGCGACGCTGGTCTACGAGGACGACGGAAACGCCCTCCGAATCGCCGACGCCGACGCGCCGCGCGAGGCGTGGCGCGTCTCGCCCGGCGAGGGCCACGTCGCGGGGTTCGAGTGGGCGCCCGAGGCCCGACCGACCGAGTTCGTCGCGACCACCGACGCGGGCGAGACGTTCCGCGGCGACGCCGCCGACCGGTCGCTCAGCCTCGTCGCCCGGTCGCCAGAGGGCGAGTCTCACCACGAGTGGTCGCCCGACGGCGACCGGGTGGCGTTCTACCGCGACGGACGCCTCTGGGTCCGGGACGCTGATTCGGCGGTAGAGCGACGCCTCGACGTGCCCGGACGCGACGCGTTCCTCCCGAGCGAGCGTCCGATAGTGTGGGACGGAGCGGGCGACCGCCTCGCGTTCTCGTTCACCGACCGCGAGTCGCGACAGGTCGGGGTCGCGGCGGTCGAATCGGGTGACCTCCGGTGGCGGACCGACGCGCCCGCGTCGAGCGCGAACCCGGCGTGGCTCGCGGACGGCCGGGTCGTCTTCGAGCGCATCGCGGACGAGCGGACCGTCCGGTCGGTGGTGGCCGCCGACCCCGAGTCGGGCGACCGGTCCGAGTTGGTCCGCGAGGAGGACGAGCGCGGCACCGTCTCGTCGGGCGCGCCGACCGTCTCGCCCGACGGCGCTCGACTCGCGATGGCGCTCCCGCTCGACGGGTGGGAACACGTCCACGTCGTGGACTGCGCGACCGGCGAGCGCCGCCAGTTGACCGCCGGCGCGTTCGAGGACAAGGGACTCGCCGGGTCGTCGCCTCAGTGGGTGGACGACGAGACGCTGGCGTTCGCGTCGAACCGCCGGGACCTCGGCGAGCGCCAGATTTTCGCGGTCGATACCGGGACCGAGGCGGTCCGTCCGCTGGTCGAGTCTCAGGGTACGAACGTCTACCCCCGGCCCTCGCCCGCGGGCGACCGAGTCGCGTACGTCCACGCCGACGCCGGCGTCTCGCCCGAAGTTCGGGTGCGGTCGCTCGGCGACGAGGCGAGCGACCCGGTGCGAGTCACCCGTTCCGCCGTCGAGGACTGGCCGACGGACCCGCTCGCGCCCGAGGCGGTCAGTTTCGAGAGCGCCGACGGGCGGGAGATTCGGGGCTACCTGTTCGACCCGCGCGAGACCGACGCGGTGGCCGACGACGCGACGGACCTGCCGGGCGTGGTCTGGGTCCACGGCGGGCCGATGCGCCAGATGCGCGACGGGTGGCACCCCTCGCGGTCGTACGGACTGGCCTACGCGTTCCACCAGTACCTCGCCCGGCGAGGGTACGTCGGCCTGCTGGTCAACTACCGGGGCGGCATCGGGTACGGCCGGGAGTTCCGCCAGTCGCTGACCGAGGGCTACGGCCGCGACGAGATGGCCGACGTGGTCGCGGGCGGGGAGTTCCTCCGGGACAGGCCCTCCGCGTCGGACGCCGTCGGCGTCTGGGGCCTCTCGTACGGCGGGTACGCCGCGCTCCAGATTCTCGGCACACACCCGACGGCGTTCGACGTGGGCGTCAACCTCGCTGGACTGGCCGACCTCGAACTCTACGAGGAGTGGGCCATCGAGACGAAGTTTCCCGCCGTCGAGTCCTCGCAGGCGCTCACGTTCGGCGGGAACCCGTGGGAGGCCGACGACGAGTGGGCCGCCGCGAGTCCGAAGACCCACTTCGGGAACTACGAGGCACCGCTCTACAACTTCCACGGCACGGGCGACTCCTACGTCAACTTCGAGCAGTTGGACGTGGTTATCGAGGGGATGCTCGAACACGGCAACGAGTACGAGGCCGAGTACTACCCCGGCGAGAACCACGTCTTCGCCGAGCGTGCGACGTGGGAGCGCACCTTCGACAAAATCGAGTCGGCCTTCGACGAGCATCTGAAGTGACCGGTCGTCGGAGACTACAAATATACGGGCGTTTCTAAGACACCTTCACCATTGTCAAAGAAATACGTAGCGCCTTTTTCGTAACGCGACGGCCGACTCACCCCGCGAACGCTCGACAGAGAACCCGCCGTGAGTGGATGAAGGGGCCGCCCGCTCGCGGGCCTTCGGAGGCGTCCTTCACTGCGTCTTCCGTGATAGCCTCCAGAAAAACCCACTCGAACGCTACGAATCTCGACTCACTTCAGAAGTCCACGGACGAACTCGTCCTGCCGTCGCCGCGCCTCGTCCGCTTCGACCGTCAGGCCGCCGTAGACGGCCGAGAAGAACACGTCCGACTCTTCCTCCCGACGAACCACGCCCGAGAGCGCGCTCGTCCCCGTCACGGTCCCGGTCTTGGCGCGCAGGCCGTCCACGCCGTCCAAGCGCGACGAGAGGGTTCCCTCGCCCGGCGCGGGGAGCGAGTCGAAGAAGGCGTCGGCCCACGGCGCGTCGTCGGCCCGCGCCAGAAGGCCGACCATCCCCCGCGCGGTGACGAGGTTGTAGCGCGACAGCCCAGACCCGTCGCGGAGTCGGCAGGCGACCGCGCCGCAGTCTCCGAGGAAGTCGGTCGCGAGCGACTCCCACCGCTCCCACGACCCCTCGCCGTCGCGTTCGGCGGCGACGGTTCGGGCGAGTTGCTCGGCGACGAAGTTGTCCGAGGGGACGTTCATCGCCCGGAGCAGGTCGGCGACCGGCGCGGACTCGACCGCGCGGGAGAACGCCTCGCGCGCCGGAGTTTCGCCCGACTCCGCGGCGCGAACCTCGCCCTCGACTGTCACGCCCGCCGCTTCGAGCGCGTCCCGAAAGACGAGTCCGCAGTGTCGCTCGGGCCGGACGACCGGCGCGCGCTCGGTCCGGTCGGCCCCGGCGGGGAGCGACCCCTCGACGCGAACCGCGCCGGTGTCGGGGTCGGTGAAGACCTCGAACGCGGCGTCGTCGCCCTCGGCCGCGCCGAGGTCGGTCTCGACAGCGATTTCCGGCGAGTCGGGCGCGACCGAGACCCGGAACTCGCCGGACTCGTCGGGGTCGGAGGCCCGGACCTCGACGGTGTTGCCCGAGAGCGCGAGCGCCGAACTCGGCGCGCCGTAGGCGTGCCGCCGGTCGCCGACCGTCCACCCCGGTGCGTAGCGCCCGCCCGCGAACCGACTCCCGTCGAGCAGGAGGTCACCGGCGACCGCACTCGCTTCCTCGGCGACCGCTTCGGCGAGGTCGGTCAGGTCCTCGCGAGTGAGGTCGGGCGCGCCCGACCCGCGGAGGACGAGGTCGCCGTCGAGTCGGTCGTCGCGGACGCTTCCCCGGCCCGCGACGCGCGTCTCGAAGGTGTACGCCGGTCCCAACTCGTCGAGCGCCAGCGCCGCGGTGACGAGTTTGGTGTTCGACGCCGGGGTGAGCGCCCGGTCGGGGTCTGCGCTCGCGAGGACTTCGCCGCGGATGTCTCCGCTCGCGGGGTCGTCGCCGTCCGCAGTGACGACCTCGCCACCGTCTCGCGCCGCGGCCAGCACCCCGACGCTCGCGCCGTCGATTCCGGCGAGCGGCGCGGTCGGGTCGCTCACCACTCGAACGCCTCGCTGGCCTCGGCGTCGAGGTGGCAGGCCGACCGGTGGTTCTCGCCGACGGATTCGAGCGGCGGCACCTGCGACTCGCAGACCGACTCGTGGGGCGCGAGCGCACCGAGCGCGTCGTCCCACTCGCGGCGGGCGACGGCGTCGGCGGCGTCCCGAACTGCGCGCTCGGCGTCGGGCGGAATCTCGCTGAGGCGGTCGAAGTACGCCGCGACGAGGTCGTCGGGCGAGCGGCCGGGGTCGAGGTCCCGCGCCTCCACGTCGTCGCGGAACGCCGCGAACTCGGCGTACCCCTCGTCGGTGAACCCTTCGGGGACTATGAACGCCGGACAGCGCGTGTGGAACTTACACCCGGAGGGCGGGTTCGTCGGACTCGGCACGTCGCCCGCCAGTTCGGCGACGACCCCCGACGAGTCGGGGTCGGGGTTCGGCACCGCGTCGAGCAGCGAACGGGTGTACGGGTGGTGGGGTTCGGTGAACAGTCGCTCGGTCGGGCCGGTCTCCACGAAGTCGCCGACGTACATCACCGACACGCGGTCGGCCATGTTCCGGATGACCCCGAGGTCGTGGGTGATGAACAGGTAGGTCAGGCCGAACTTCTCCTGCAGGTCGTCCATCAGGCTGAGAATCTGGGCCTGCACGGACATGTCGAGTCCGCTGACCGGTTCGTCGGCGATGACGAGGTCGGGGTTGATGCTGAGCGCCCGCGCGAGGTTGACGCGCTGGCGCTGGCCGCCCGAGAACTCGTGGGGGTAGCGACCGTAGTAGTCGCCCTCCAGTCCGACCTGTTCGAGCAGTTCGACCGCGCGGTCCTTCCGGTCGGCCTTCGACCACCCCGCGGCCTCCAGCGGGTCGGCGATGATTTCGCCGACCTTCCGGCGCGGGTTCAGACTGCTCATCGGGTCCTGAAACACCATCTGGACGTTCTCGCGGAACCACCGCTCGTCCTCGCTGTCGAAGTTCGTCACGTCCCGGCCGTCGAACCGGATGGTCCCGTCGGTCGGTTCTTCGAGGCCGACGACGGTCCGGGCGAGCGTGGACTTGCCGCATCCCGACTCGCCGACGACGCCCAGCGTCTCGCCGGGGTAGAGTTCGAAGTCCACGCCGTCGACGGCCTTCACGCTCGAATCGTCGAACCCGAACGGGAGGCCGCCGCGGTCGGACCTGAACAGGTTGACGAACGCATCCCGCGGGGAACCGCTGAACTGACGGAGCGTCTCCTGCTCGCGGAACTGGCGGAAAACTTCCCCATCGCGGTCGAGTTTGATGGAGTCGAGGAACCCCGAGTTGACCGGGAAGTGAGTCTTCAGTCCCTCGACGCTCAGGAGCGGTTGGTCGGCGTCCTTCCGGCGGCGCTCGACGGTCGAACTCATCGTTCACCTCCGAGTCCGCCGTCGGTCCGTCCTCGTCTGCCCGCTCCGCCGGTCCCGCCCGTCTCGTGGAGCCTCGGGTCGCCGTCGCCGCCCTCGCCGTAGAGCAGACACGACACCTCGTGGTCCGGGCCGACCTCGTAGCTCCCGGGTTCGACCTCGGCGCAGTCCTCGAACGCGGCCGGACACCGGGTCCGGTAGCGACACCCCGACGGCGGGTCGATGGCGCTCGGCATCGACCCCTCGATGGGGTCTAACTCCTCGGTCCGCCGGTCGGCCGTCACCGTCGAGCGGAGCAGCGCCTGCGTGTAGGGATGCTTGGGGTTGCGGTACAACTCCTCGTAGGGCGCGTTCTCGGCGACTTCGCCGAGGTACATCACGGACACCCGGTCGCACACCTCGCGGACGACCCCGAGGTCGTGGGTCACGTATATCATGCTCGTGTCGTACTCCGTCTGGATGTCGTTGAACAGGTCGAGAATCTGGGCCTGAATCGTCACGTCGAGCGCCGTCGTGGGTTCGTCGGCGATGATGAGGTCGGGTTCGCACGACAGCGCCATCGCGATGATGGCGCGCTGTTGCATCCCGCCCGAGAACTCGTGGGGGTACTGGTCGGCCCGTTCGGCCGGGTCGGGGATGCCCACGTCGTCGAGCAGTTCGACGGTTCGGTCCCACGCCTCCGCCTCGGTCACGTCGCGGTGGTGTTCGATGATTTCCGAAATCTGGCTCCCGACGGTGAAGACGGGGTTGAGCGCCGACATGGGGTCCTGGAAGATGAACGAAATCTCCTCGCCCCGGACCTGATTGCGGAGTTCGGTCTCCGAGTAGTCGAGCAGTTCTTCGCCCTTGAACCGAATCGACCCGTCCACGATGTGGCCGGGCGGCCGGACGAGGCCGAGCAGACTCTGGACGGCGACCGACTTGCCCGCGCCGCTCTCGCCGACCAGTCCGAGCGTCTCGCCCCGCTCGATTTCGAAGCTGATGCCGTCGACCGCCTGCACGATGCCCTCCTCGGTGTAGAAGTACGTCGTCAGGTCCTCGACTTCGAGCAGCGCCATCAGTCGTCACCTCCGCCCTGCGGGTCGGGACCCGGACCGGCGTCGGTCGGGTCGCCGTTCGGAGTCGGGTGGGCCGGGGCGTCGGGTTCGGTGGTCCCCGGCATCGGCAGGTCGTCCTCGTCGTAAGGCTGGCGGAGCGTCGTCTTGGGGTCCATCGCGTCGCGCAGGCCGTCGCCGAGCATGTTGAACCCCATCACGGTCAGGAATATCATCAGGCCGGGGAAGACGGCGACCCACGGCGCGATTATCATGGCCTGCTGTGCGTCGTTCAGCATTCGGCCCCACGACGCGGTCGGCGGTTGGACGCCGAACCCGAGGAACGACAGCGCGGCCGCGCCGATGATGACGCTGCCCATCGAGAGGGTCGCCTGCACCAGCACCGCGGCGAAGCCGTTCGGCACGATTTCCCGGAGCAGAATCTTGTGGGTCGGCAGGCCCGCCGCGCGGGCCGCGTCGACGTACTCCTCCTCGCGTATCGACAGCACCTCCGAGCGCATCACCCGGGCGTACGCCGGGATGCCGATGATGCCGTAGGCCAGAAACAGATTGTAGATGCTCGCGCCGAAGATGGCCATGAAGGTCATCGCCAGCACGAGGCCCGGAATCGAGTACAGCACTTCCACGAGGCGCATCAGCACGTCGTCGGTGTAGCCCCCGCTGTAGGCCGCGAACGACCCGACGAGAACGCCGCCGACGAACGAGATGCCGACCGCGACGACGCCGATGGCGAGCGCGATGCGGCTCCCGTAGATGATGCGGGCCAGCACGTCGCGGCCGAACTGGTCGGTGCCCATCGGGTGTTCGAGCGACGGCGGCGCGTAGGCGTTTATCTGGTCCATCGCGTGGGGGTCGGCGACCAGCGTCGTGATGAGCGCCTTGTCGAGCAGGAGCTTGTCGACGGTCGAGAGTATCGCCAGCACGACGAGCGTCCCGACGATGAAACCGCCCGCGAGCGCGGTCGGACTGTGCCGGAGTTCCTTGAGTGTCGATACGACGCCGCTCTCGGTCTCGAAGTCCGCACTGGAGACGGTGGTACTTGACGAACTCATGTTAATCGTACCTGATTCGGGGGTCGATGTAGGCGTACGCGAGGTCGGTCAACAGCACGCCGGTCAGGAACAGGATGGCGAAGAAGATGTTCAGTCCGATGATGACGCCATAGTCCTGATTCAGCAGGGCGTTGTAACCGAGTCGCCCCATGCCGGGGATGGCGAAGATGGACTCCACGATGACGCTCCCGTCGAGCAGGAACGACAGTTGGAGGCCGATGATGGTGACGAGGGGCAACAGCGCGTTCCGGAAAGCGTGCCGGAGCAGGATGGTCCGCTCGGGCAACCCGTAGGCCCGCGCCGTCTCGACGTAGTCCTTCGACAGTTCCTCGACCATGCTGGACCGTGTCATCCGCATCAGGGTCGCGGTCTGGGCCGTGGCGAGCGTGATGATGGGTAGCACGAGGTGCTTGGCCGCGGCTATCGGGTCCTCGAAGGGCGAGACGTACCCGGACGCCGGGAGCATCTTGAACTCGAGGGCGAACACGAAGATGAGCATCAGGCCGAGCCAGAAGTTCGGCGTCGAGAGGCCCGCGAGGCCGACGAACCGCGAGACGTGGTCGCCCATCTGGTTGTGCTTGGCGGCCGAGTAGACGCCCAACAGCAGGGCCGTCGGGAGCGCGATGACGTACGACAGGCCCATCAGTATGACCGTCGGTCCCATTCGCTCGAGCATGAGGCCGGTCACGGGCCGCTTTCGCATGAACGACTCGCCGAGGTCGAAGTGGAGGAGTCGCCAGAGGTAATCGAGGTACTGCTTCCAGAGCGGTTGGTCGAAGCCGTACCGCCGTATCAGTTCGTCCGCGAGGGCCTGACTCGGATTCAGGCCGAGGTATATCCGAACGGGGTTGCCCGGCAGGGCGTGGACCATCACGAACGTGAGGGTGAACACGCCCAGCAGGACCGGGATTATCTGGAGTATCCGTCGAATCGTGTATCTGTATAGGCTCATCTTTGGCGTAGCGTCCGACGTGAGCGACTCATTGTCATTTGGTAACTATAATCGTACTGGATGCGGAACCGGGAGGGGACCGCTACTTCTGGAGGTAGGCGTTCGACCACTCGTTACAGAGCGGCTGCTGGGCGAACGCGCTCGGTTCGTAGTCCTTCACGTCCTTGCTCCACCCGGTGACGGCCTGCTCCGAGAACACCGGGATGTGGGGGTACAGCGACTGCCACGTCTCGGCGGCGTCGATGTAGAGTTTCTTGCGCTCGGCCCTGTCGGTCGTCCGCCGGGCGTCCCGAATCTTCTTGTCCACCTGTTTGAGTTGGTCGCTGTCCTGGGACTTGTAGAGGTACCCGGCCGAGGCGTTGCCGACCACGCCGTCGCTCAGGCCGCCCTCGTCGTTGCGCATGTCGCGGAACAGGTAGTAGTAGAACCCGTCGGGGTCCTGTCCGCCCGACCAGCCGTAGATGTTCACGTCGAACTCGCCGGAGTCGAGTTCGTTGAGCCACTGGCCGATGGTGACCTCGCGGACCTCCGACTTGATGCCGACCTTCTTCAACTCGTTCTGGAGGATGATGGCCATGTTCTTGAACTTCGAACTGGCCAGCGACGAGATTTTGAGCGTCTTGTCCATCCCGCCGCCGTAGCCCGCCTCCTTCAGGAGCTGTTTGGCCTTCTGGTGGTCCTTGGCCGGGTAGTACTTCTCCTTCCACTCCTGCCACGGGAACTCCCACGACTTGTTGACCTCGGTGGGCATGAACCCGTACGCGCGCTTGCCGAGTTGGCCCTTCGTGGACTTCAGCATCTTGTCGTAGTCGACGAGGTACTGCATCGCCTCCCGGACTTTCACGTCGTCGAACGGCTTGCGCATCGAGTTGAAGATTAGGCCGTTGTAGTCGAACTGCGAGATGCGCTTCATGTTGATGCTCGACTCCGACTTGGCCTTCCCGATGAGGTTCTTGGGCACGGTGGCCTGGTGAACGCCGCCGGAGGCCAGTTCCACGAACTGGACCTGCGGCTTGGGGATGACTCGCTTCTTTATCTTCCCGAGGTTCGGCTTCTTCAGGAAGTAGTCGGCGTTGCGCGTCAGGTCGATGTGCGACGACGAGACGTGCTTCTCGAACGCGAACGGCCCGGTGCCGACCGGCTTCTGGCCGAACTTCTTCGGGCCCTGCTTCTCGGCGACGCTCTTGGGGACGATGCCCGCGTTCATCCCCGACAGCACGAGTTGGAACAGCGCGAACGGGTACTTCAGGTTGAACGTCGCCTCGTACTTGCCCGACGCCTCGACGCTGTCCACGAAGTTGAGGTTCGCCCTGTTCGGCGACTTGTTCTCGGGGTCGAGCGTCCAGTTGATCGAGTAGGCCACGTCCTCGGCCGTGAGTTCGTCGCCGTTGTGGAACTTGACGCCCTCCTTGAGCGGGATGACGAACGTCGTCTCGTCCTGCTGTTTCGGCTGCTCGCTGGCGAGGTGGGGAACGAACTTCTTCCCGTCGGGACTCGGGAGGTAGAGCGTGTCGAAGATGTAGTGGAGGAAGCTGTTCACCCACGCGAGTTCGTTCATCCGCGGGTCGAGCGTGGTGGCGTCCTCGGCCGTCGTCCCGATGAACGTGCCGCCGCCCTGCACGTTCTGTTGCTGTTCCTCGGTCGTTTCGCCGCCGCCCATCGACTCCGTGGTCGTGCCACCGCCGCCGGTGGTCGTGCCTTGGCCGTCGTTGTTGCCGCCGGCACAGCCGGCGAGCATGCTACCACCCAACAGACCCGAAGTCGCCAGGAAGCGACGCCGGTCGAATTTCGTGTGTTCGTCGGTCATGATTATTAAGTACGGTCGGCTCGAACCGTGATAACGAATAGCAAGTCGAACGGGAGTAAATAAGTGAGCCCTATTATACTAGTGCTCAGCCGATACTTCCACCGAAAGTTCGTCGTACGCTCCCCGCGCCCGCCAGTCCGGAACGGCGAGATAGCCCGTGAAATCGACTCTTCCGGGGTACGCGACCCACCGGTCGCCGTCGTCGCCCCGGCGTCGAATCCGACCGTCCCACGTCGCCTCGAACGTCCGTCGCTCGCCGCCGCTCAAGACGGTCGCCCGGGTCGCCTCGGGGGGTTCGAGGCCGCGCTCGTCGGCCTCCGGCACGTCGTCGACCCGCCAGCCCCAGACCCGACTGGTCGGGTGCGTGACCCGAACCGCCACCGGGAGTCGATTTTTGACCGCGACCACGAACCGCGCCGGTTCGCCGACCGTCACGGTGTCGGGTCCGCGGACCGCGACCGAGAGCGCGCGAACCGCGAGCGACTGGGGGACGAGTCCGGCGAACCGCCCGGTGCTACCGCCGTCGCCGTCGTCGGAGACTGAAAACTGCCGCATTCGTCCGGAGGGTCGGACCGGGCCGACTAATTTGTTCGCCCCGCCGACGCCTCCTCGTCGGTCAGGTCGCCGGGGATGCGGTCGTTGCCCAGCACGTCCTCGCAGGTCTCGCGCGCTCGAATCGTCTCGACGTCGCCCGACTCCCGGACCAGCGCGACCGGGGGTTTCGGTTCGGCGTTGGTGTGACTCGCGCTCCCGAGCGAGTAGGCTCCGATGCGGTCCACCGCCAGCACGTCGCCGCGGTCGAGTTCCGGGAGGTTCACGTCCTCCTGAATCACGTCGCCGGTGTAGCAGAGCGGCCCCGCGACGTGGTACTTCTGGGACGCATTGGCCTCCGAGAGCGCGTAAATCGGGTAGGGCCAGTACGAAGAGACCGCGTTCGTCCCGGCGTCCAGCACCGCGAACGAGGCGTGGGGCGTCTCCTTCACGACGCCGACCTCGGCCAGCAGGGTGCCGGCGTTACCCACGAGACGGCGGCCGGGTTCGACGCAGAGGGTCGGTTCCGAGAGGTCGCGGTCGGCCGCCGCGCTCCGCACGGCGTCGGCCATGCTCGCCACGATGGTCTCGGTGTCGGGCACCTCCTCGTCGTAGGGGACCGGGAACCCGCCGCCGAGGTCCAGCACCTCGATTTCGACGCCGGTCGCGTCGCGCACGTCGGCCGCGAACGAGAGCATCTCGCGGGCCGCGACCTCGTAGGGTTCGACGCCCCGAATCTGGCTCCCGACGTGCAACTGGACCCCGACGAGTTCGACGCCGTCGGCCGCGACCGCCTCCTCGGCGACCGACAGCGCCCGGCCCGACTCGATGTCGAGACCGAACTTGCTCTCGCGGGTGGCGGTCGCCACCTCGGGGTGGGTCGGCACCTCCATCGCCGGGTTCCCGCGAATCAGCACCTCGGCCTCGGTGTCGGTCCGGGCGGTCGCCTCCCGAATCTTCGCCAGTTCCTGTTCGTTGTCCACGAGGAACCGCTCGACGCCGAGGTCGAGCGCGCGTTCCACGTCCTCGACGGGTCGGTTCATCCCGGTCAACAGCACGTCCTCGGCGTCGAATCCGGCGGCCTGCGTGGCCGAGAGTTCGCACCGGGCGTAGGCCTCGGCGTGACAGCCTTCGTCGCGCAGGACCGACAGCACGCCGAGGTTGTAGTTGGCCTTGACCGCGAAGTGAATGGTGGAGTCGG
Encoded proteins:
- a CDS encoding helix-turn-helix domain-containing protein — protein: MSVTRIPDADGGVSYKQVELDLWHPNCWTLEVTDDFPNTHLIEKSLYPADDQIKGDFLLVSEGETDIETFVEAIDDHPVVDEVAVLKQSGERARVVVNYDRANSIVPDIVNSEFMPVEPVHITGGTEHWTVLVRADRLGDVVEAMQAEYDVDVNSIREADPRESVEFADFVDQVEDRLSERQTESLLSARRIGYYNWPRDVSADAVADCLDVSKPTVLEHLRKGEQKVLNLCIDELERRKGRKR
- a CDS encoding S9 family peptidase, with the protein product MTEGSRLSVADVLDVNYPSAPEWSADGDFLATLVYEDDGNALRIADADAPREAWRVSPGEGHVAGFEWAPEARPTEFVATTDAGETFRGDAADRSLSLVARSPEGESHHEWSPDGDRVAFYRDGRLWVRDADSAVERRLDVPGRDAFLPSERPIVWDGAGDRLAFSFTDRESRQVGVAAVESGDLRWRTDAPASSANPAWLADGRVVFERIADERTVRSVVAADPESGDRSELVREEDERGTVSSGAPTVSPDGARLAMALPLDGWEHVHVVDCATGERRQLTAGAFEDKGLAGSSPQWVDDETLAFASNRRDLGERQIFAVDTGTEAVRPLVESQGTNVYPRPSPAGDRVAYVHADAGVSPEVRVRSLGDEASDPVRVTRSAVEDWPTDPLAPEAVSFESADGREIRGYLFDPRETDAVADDATDLPGVVWVHGGPMRQMRDGWHPSRSYGLAYAFHQYLARRGYVGLLVNYRGGIGYGREFRQSLTEGYGRDEMADVVAGGEFLRDRPSASDAVGVWGLSYGGYAALQILGTHPTAFDVGVNLAGLADLELYEEWAIETKFPAVESSQALTFGGNPWEADDEWAAASPKTHFGNYEAPLYNFHGTGDSYVNFEQLDVVIEGMLEHGNEYEAEYYPGENHVFAERATWERTFDKIESAFDEHLK
- the dacB gene encoding D-alanyl-D-alanine carboxypeptidase/D-alanyl-D-alanine endopeptidase, producing MSDPTAPLAGIDGASVGVLAAARDGGEVVTADGDDPASGDIRGEVLASADPDRALTPASNTKLVTAALALDELGPAYTFETRVAGRGSVRDDRLDGDLVLRGSGAPDLTREDLTDLAEAVAEEASAVAGDLLLDGSRFAGGRYAPGWTVGDRRHAYGAPSSALALSGNTVEVRASDPDESGEFRVSVAPDSPEIAVETDLGAAEGDDAAFEVFTDPDTGAVRVEGSLPAGADRTERAPVVRPERHCGLVFRDALEAAGVTVEGEVRAAESGETPAREAFSRAVESAPVADLLRAMNVPSDNFVAEQLARTVAAERDGEGSWERWESLATDFLGDCGAVACRLRDGSGLSRYNLVTARGMVGLLARADDAPWADAFFDSLPAPGEGTLSSRLDGVDGLRAKTGTVTGTSALSGVVRREEESDVFFSAVYGGLTVEADEARRRQDEFVRGLLK
- a CDS encoding ABC transporter ATP-binding protein; this encodes MSSTVERRRKDADQPLLSVEGLKTHFPVNSGFLDSIKLDRDGEVFRQFREQETLRQFSGSPRDAFVNLFRSDRGGLPFGFDDSSVKAVDGVDFELYPGETLGVVGESGCGKSTLARTVVGLEEPTDGTIRFDGRDVTNFDSEDERWFRENVQMVFQDPMSSLNPRRKVGEIIADPLEAAGWSKADRKDRAVELLEQVGLEGDYYGRYPHEFSGGQRQRVNLARALSINPDLVIADEPVSGLDMSVQAQILSLMDDLQEKFGLTYLFITHDLGVIRNMADRVSVMYVGDFVETGPTERLFTEPHHPYTRSLLDAVPNPDPDSSGVVAELAGDVPSPTNPPSGCKFHTRCPAFIVPEGFTDEGYAEFAAFRDDVEARDLDPGRSPDDLVAAYFDRLSEIPPDAERAVRDAADAVARREWDDALGALAPHESVCESQVPPLESVGENHRSACHLDAEASEAFEW
- a CDS encoding ABC transporter ATP-binding protein; translation: MALLEVEDLTTYFYTEEGIVQAVDGISFEIERGETLGLVGESGAGKSVAVQSLLGLVRPPGHIVDGSIRFKGEELLDYSETELRNQVRGEEISFIFQDPMSALNPVFTVGSQISEIIEHHRDVTEAEAWDRTVELLDDVGIPDPAERADQYPHEFSGGMQQRAIIAMALSCEPDLIIADEPTTALDVTIQAQILDLFNDIQTEYDTSMIYVTHDLGVVREVCDRVSVMYLGEVAENAPYEELYRNPKHPYTQALLRSTVTADRRTEELDPIEGSMPSAIDPPSGCRYRTRCPAAFEDCAEVEPGSYEVGPDHEVSCLLYGEGGDGDPRLHETGGTGGAGRRGRTDGGLGGER
- a CDS encoding ABC transporter permease, producing MSSSSTTVSSADFETESGVVSTLKELRHSPTALAGGFIVGTLVVLAILSTVDKLLLDKALITTLVADPHAMDQINAYAPPSLEHPMGTDQFGRDVLARIIYGSRIALAIGVVAVGISFVGGVLVGSFAAYSGGYTDDVLMRLVEVLYSIPGLVLAMTFMAIFGASIYNLFLAYGIIGIPAYARVMRSEVLSIREEEYVDAARAAGLPTHKILLREIVPNGFAAVLVQATLSMGSVIIGAAALSFLGFGVQPPTASWGRMLNDAQQAMIIAPWVAVFPGLMIFLTVMGFNMLGDGLRDAMDPKTTLRQPYDEDDLPMPGTTEPDAPAHPTPNGDPTDAGPGPDPQGGGDD
- a CDS encoding ABC transporter permease: MSLYRYTIRRILQIIPVLLGVFTLTFVMVHALPGNPVRIYLGLNPSQALADELIRRYGFDQPLWKQYLDYLWRLLHFDLGESFMRKRPVTGLMLERMGPTVILMGLSYVIALPTALLLGVYSAAKHNQMGDHVSRFVGLAGLSTPNFWLGLMLIFVFALEFKMLPASGYVSPFEDPIAAAKHLVLPIITLATAQTATLMRMTRSSMVEELSKDYVETARAYGLPERTILLRHAFRNALLPLVTIIGLQLSFLLDGSVIVESIFAIPGMGRLGYNALLNQDYGVIIGLNIFFAILFLTGVLLTDLAYAYIDPRIRYD